The genomic region GTTCCACTCTACTACCAGATATACAGGATAATTTCTGATTATATGAAGGAACCGGGCGCCGTTGGCAGAAAACTTCCAACGGAAGAAGCCATGATGAAAGTGTTCGATGTCAGCAGGGCGACTGTTAGGAGAGCTTTGCAGGC from Mesotoga infera harbors:
- a CDS encoding GntR family transcriptional regulator, coding for MLFNADRRIALDRASPVPLYYQIYRIISDYMKEPGAVGRKLPTEEAMMKVFDVSRATVRRALQA